A single Campylobacter hyointestinalis subsp. hyointestinalis DNA region contains:
- a CDS encoding amino acid ABC transporter ATP-binding protein: protein MIKIENLVKNYGNLKVLNSISTEIKKGEVVAIIGPSGGGKSTFLRCINRLEEPTSGHIFIKGVDILDPKININKIRQKVSMVFQHFNLFANKTVMQNLTLAPLQTGLCDLKTANDRANELLKKVGLSYKANAYPHKLSGGQKQRIAIARSLAMEPDIILFDEPTSALDPEMIGEVLSIMKEVAKDGLTMLVVTHEMGFAKNVANRIFFMDKGIIAVDDTPKNVFENCTHPRLNEFLNKILNH from the coding sequence ATGATTAAGATAGAAAATTTAGTAAAAAACTACGGAAATTTAAAAGTTTTAAACAGCATAAGCACCGAGATAAAAAAAGGTGAAGTCGTAGCTATCATCGGACCTAGCGGCGGCGGGAAAAGTACTTTTTTACGCTGTATCAACCGCCTTGAAGAGCCTACGAGCGGTCATATTTTTATAAAGGGTGTAGATATTTTAGATCCTAAGATCAATATAAATAAAATTCGCCAAAAAGTATCTATGGTATTTCAGCATTTTAATCTTTTTGCAAACAAAACTGTAATGCAAAATCTCACGCTTGCCCCACTCCAAACAGGACTTTGCGATCTAAAAACAGCAAACGATAGAGCAAACGAACTACTAAAAAAAGTCGGACTTTCATACAAAGCAAACGCTTATCCTCATAAGCTAAGCGGTGGACAAAAACAACGCATAGCTATAGCTAGAAGCCTTGCTATGGAGCCTGATATCATACTTTTTGACGAGCCGACAAGCGCACTTGATCCAGAGATGATAGGCGAAGTTTTAAGCATTATGAAAGAAGTCGCCAAAGACGGGCTTACGATGCTTGTAGTAACTCACGAAATGGGATTTGCTAAAAACGTAGCAAATAGGATATTTTTTATGGATAAAGGTATCATCGCAGTCGATGATACGCCAAAAAATGTCTTTGAAAACTGCACCCATCCACGTTTAAACGAATTTTTAAACAAGATACTAAATCACTAG
- a CDS encoding basic amino acid ABC transporter substrate-binding protein has protein sequence MKSFFKFIVAACVAAGFSHAADVLRVGTNAAYPPFEFIDEQNKIAGFDMDLIDALSKKVGFEYKIVNMSFDGLIPALKAGKIDAVAAAMSATPDRIKAVSFTKPYYTTENLFIKQAKNGDLTSKQNLEGKKIAVQLGTVQEIAARSIKGVKVMANEDIFAAIMALKNGKVDAVLVDSSIGYGYLNKNKDLAEFLKEPDGSEGFSIAFDKNKHTDLIAKINQATQELKNDGTYDKLLEKYNLK, from the coding sequence ATGAAAAGTTTTTTTAAATTTATCGTTGCTGCTTGTGTAGCAGCCGGTTTTTCCCACGCCGCAGACGTGTTAAGAGTAGGCACAAATGCCGCTTATCCTCCATTTGAATTCATAGATGAACAAAATAAAATAGCTGGTTTTGATATGGATCTTATAGACGCTCTATCAAAAAAAGTAGGATTTGAGTATAAGATAGTAAATATGAGCTTTGATGGGCTTATACCTGCTCTAAAAGCAGGTAAAATAGACGCAGTAGCAGCAGCTATGAGCGCAACTCCTGATCGCATAAAAGCAGTAAGTTTTACAAAGCCTTACTATACTACGGAAAATTTATTTATTAAACAAGCGAAAAACGGTGATCTAACATCAAAGCAAAACTTAGAGGGTAAAAAAATCGCAGTACAATTAGGAACCGTCCAAGAAATAGCAGCTCGCTCTATAAAAGGCGTTAAAGTTATGGCAAACGAAGATATATTTGCAGCTATAATGGCACTTAAAAACGGCAAAGTAGATGCTGTTTTAGTAGATAGTTCTATAGGTTATGGTTACTTAAACAAAAACAAAGACCTAGCCGAGTTTTTAAAAGAACCTGATGGTAGCGAAGGCTTTTCTATAGCTTTTGATAAAAACAAACATACCGATCTGATCGCAAAGATCAACCAAGCAACCCAAGAGCTAAAAAATGATGGTACTTATGATAAGCTGCTTGAAAAATACAATCTAAAATAG
- a CDS encoding transporter substrate-binding domain-containing protein: MNRVFKFIFALLLMLNLANAKTLIFGSDAEYPPFGYVDEHNKIAGFDIDLVDAISKKAGFEYKFIKVGFDALIPALKAGKIDAIAASMSATTERRKSVDFSNAYFYTKNLYLKMASDKEITSKDDLKTKRIGAMLGTVQESVAHEIKGAKVIATEGIAGSIMNLKAGKVDVVIVDSSVGYGYLKKNTDIVKWLEENDGSDGFAMAFDKDKHSEFLAKFNKALEDIKNDGTYEKLLEKYDLK, from the coding sequence ATGAATAGGGTTTTTAAATTTATCTTTGCTTTATTATTGATGCTAAACCTAGCAAATGCTAAAACGTTGATATTTGGCTCAGACGCTGAGTATCCTCCGTTTGGCTATGTGGATGAACACAATAAAATAGCGGGATTTGATATAGATCTAGTAGATGCTATATCTAAAAAAGCTGGATTTGAGTATAAATTTATAAAAGTCGGGTTTGACGCTTTGATACCTGCTCTAAAAGCCGGTAAGATAGACGCTATCGCAGCTAGCATGAGCGCTACAACTGAAAGAAGAAAATCAGTTGATTTCTCAAATGCGTATTTTTATACAAAAAATTTGTATCTTAAAATGGCGAGCGACAAAGAGATCACTTCAAAAGACGACCTCAAGACAAAACGAATAGGTGCAATGCTAGGCACAGTCCAAGAAAGCGTTGCCCATGAGATAAAAGGTGCAAAAGTCATAGCCACAGAGGGCATAGCAGGAAGCATTATGAATCTAAAAGCTGGTAAAGTCGATGTCGTGATAGTAGATAGCTCAGTAGGATACGGCTATCTTAAGAAAAACACCGATATAGTAAAATGGCTTGAAGAAAACGATGGAAGTGACGGTTTTGCAATGGCGTTTGACAAAGATAAACATAGCGAGTTTTTAGCTAAATTTAACAAAGCCTTAGAAGATATCAAAAATGACGGAACATACGAAAAACTTCTTGAAAAATACGATCTAAAATAG